The sequence below is a genomic window from Paenibacillus silvisoli.
GAATCGATACCGTCGCAAGCGCCGGCATAATCATCGGAATAACCAGCTTGCGGAACACGTAATAATCGTTTGCGCCGTCCAGCTGCGCGGCCTCGATCAGCGCGTTCGGAATTTGGTCAACGAACTGCTTCACGAGGAAGACGCCAACCGGCAAGGAAAGCATCGGCAGAATATGACCCAGGAAGTTATCGGTCAGACCGAGCTTCTCGATAACGAGGTAACGAGGGATCGTAACCGCCGCCGGAACGAACATCAACGCGATAATGTTGACCTCGAACACGACTTTCTTCAGCTTGAATTCTTTCTTCGAGAGCGCGAAGCCCGTCATCGAACAAAGCACGATCGACAGGAAAACGACTGCCGCCGTTACGATGATGCTGTTGAATAAATACTTCGTTTTCGGCACGGCCGCAACGTTGCTCACGCTGAACAGCTGCGCGAAGTTGCTCCATGTCGGATGGTTAACGAACAGCTTCGGAGGATATAGAAACAGCTCGTCTACCGGCTTCAACGCCTGCGAGAAAATAAAGATGATCGGCAGGATCATAAAGACCGACAACGAAATCAAAAACGCAAAAAACTTCCATTGTCCGAAACTGAATCGGTCCGGATTGATTTTATTTGCATGAAAAGAAGCCATTCTCGAAGTCACCTTCTCCCAATTCGTAATCCACTGAGGCGGTTAGTCGTTCTCGCCGAACAAACGCCAGCACAGCTTGGAAAACCCGTAAACAATGATGAGCAATACGACGGATACCGCTGACGCGTACCCCATATCGTAACGAAGGAAGCCATAGTCCTCGATATGGTTGATCATCAGCTGACCGGCATTTTGCGGCGTCGGGTTCGCGCCCGACAGCTGTACGCCGATCGCGCCGGCTTGGAACGTGCCGACGACGGCCATAACGGCACCGAACAGCATCTGCGGCTTCATGCTCGGAATCGTAATATACCACACCTCTTGGAGACGGTTACGAATGCCATCGATATAGCCTGCTTCATACATCTCGCCGTTAATGTTGAGGATACCGGCCAGCATCGCCAGGAAGCCGACGCCCATACTGTTCCAGAGCGATACGGTAACCATGATCGGCATCAAGTAATGCGGCGATTGCGTCCATTGAATCGGCTCGTTAATGATGGACAAGCTCATTAAGAAGTTGTTCAAATAACCCGATGCGTTACCGCTGAAAATGACCAGCCATACGACCGCCATCGCAATGGCGGCTGTCAGCGATGGCGAATAAATCGCCAATGCCAGCACGGTCCGGGATTTACGCGGAATTTGCGCCAATAGCCAGGCGAGCCAGAAGGATAGCAAGTATCCTCCCGGACCGACGAGCAGCGCGAATTTCAGCGTGTTAGGCAGGACGTACATCATAAACGCGTTGTCCTGCGTAATCAGGTTGACGTAGTTGGTCAGCCCGATGAATTTCGGCGTCTGGATCGAGTTGAAATCCGTAAACGACAGGTAGATAGCCGAAACGACCGGTACGACGACGAGCAGCGTAAAAATAATGAGAAACGGACTGATAAACGCATAAGCGCTCAGTTCATTTTTTATAGCTTTCACGGTTGTCGGCTTCATTTCTGTTCACCTTCTTTAACCATTTCAGACATATTCGGCATGACCGGAACGGTGAGCGGTTTCACGACTTTTCCGTTCTTCAAATAACCGAAATCGGTAAGCTGCTTCTTGATTTCGCGATTGCCGTTAATGACGGCGTCTTCCATCGCGCGCCTTGCGTTGTAGCCGTCGAAGACGACTTTGTTCCATGCGTCGCTGATTTCCCGCTCGACCATGTAGTCGCCGAAGAAGCGAGGAATATCCCAGAGCCATTTCCACTGCTCTTGAATGACTTCGATATCTTCCTTCGGCCAGTTGAGCTGGCTGAATGCGGAAAGGTTTGCCGTGTTCCACTTATACGTAGGACCGTAGATCGCTTCCAGGTCGTTACCGAAACGAACCTGCGCTTCTTCTGACGTCCACCATTGCAGGAATTTCCACGTGTCGTCCTTCTTCTTGCTGCTGTTGAACATGATCGCGGTTGCGCCTGTTCCCGGAGCCGTCCGGTTGACGACGCCGTCCTTGCCTTTAACGCCCGGATAAGGCGCGATCTTCCACCAGCCGGCAAGCTCGGGAGCCGCGGCGGTCAATTGAATGTACGTACCGGCGTCGGCGATGCCGATCGGCAAGCTTCCGTCACGGAACTGGTTGTAGAAGCTCGGTACTTGAAGCGGTACGCTGTAAACCGTAAACATATCCGTCATTTGCTTCAGACCGGCAAGCGCTTCGTCCTGATCGATGGCCGATTTCGTGCCGTCTTCCGTATACAATTTACCGCCGTGCTGATAGATGAACGGTACGGTGTTGTTATAAGGTTTAAACCCGCCGGTTGCCGATAGCGGAAGATAGAAGTTCATCCCGAAACGTTGCAGCTCCGGCAAAATTTGCTTCACTTCTTCCATCGTATCCGGCACCGGAATATTCAGCGCGTCCAAAATGTCCTTCCGGTAGAACAACACCCAGAAGCTTTGCGTTTCCGGCAGCGCGTACAGCTTGTTGTCGAACGTGACCGGAACGAGCGCGCCAGGCGAGAAGCGGCTTTTCACTTCATCGTAGCCCTGGAATTGATTCATGTCGGCTAGCGCGCCGCGCGCAGCCAGACGGAACGGAATGTAGTTACTGACGCCAAGCGCGGCGTCCGGCGCATTGCCTGCGGCGCTGGCAAGAACGAGCTTGCCTTCGTCCGGCATAATCGAAAGCGTAACTTTGATGCCCGTTTTCTTCGTAAATTCGGAGTTTACCAGCTGCTGCATCTGCATCACGTTCTGACGCGAGCGGTTGACCCAAATTTGCAGCGATTCCTTATCGTCCGCGGTTACTTGCGAGTAATCCGTATTGAACGATTTGAAGAATGTCGTGATGCTGTTCCATAGCGATTTGAAGAAGCTCGCCTTCTCGCTCGGAAGCTTGTTATCCTGGTAAATATAGAACCGGTCAAGCTGCAGCGGCTGATTCGGCAGCTTCGCGTTAATGACGCCAAGCGTTTGAAGCACAGAGCCGGAGCCTTCCGACAACCGGTTGAATTGATACGGAATCTTCTCCGGTTCCTTCGCCAAATTGTCGAGCGTTTCGGCTGCGACTAGAAAGTTGCTCGCTTGGTCCGGGTTCTGGCCCGCCAGCGCTTTCAGCGCATCGTACTGTTTGCGAAGCGTATCGGCGAAGCCTTGCAGCTTCTCCGGCAAATCAGGCATTTGACCCGTGATGTCCCAGTCTCGGTTGACGTCCATCGTATTGCCTGTCGCCATCTTGATTTCCAGCGCTAACGTATTGATATCCCACATCACGTTCCGAATCGTTTCCACGACCGGTCCGTATGGAGAAGCGTCGGCGATCAGCGAAATTTCGTGTTCGCCCGGCTCCAGCGCAAATTGGAACGGCTTGCCGGCTTTGTCCGACAATATTTCATTGCGCCAGTCTTTGGTGTATGGGAACGCGTACTCATTCACTTCTTGGAATGGCACTTTACCATCTATCATCAAAGTCCGATATACAGGCATGCTTGTCTTCCCGGTTTGCAAGTATTTAAAGGCTAGTTGGTAGGAGCCTGCCTGATCGACTTTCACTTTCCATGTCGCACGTTGACCTGGAATCTGCCACGATTGCTCGTTCTCCTCCGCATTGCCGCTCGTTGCGACCGTTTCACCGCCAAGCGTGTTCAGCGTTACTTTACCGTCACGGTGAGGCACGACGGTGGCATCGCCGCTTGCGATGGCACGGATGGACGGTTCGGATTTCGATTGCGGATGCTCAGCTTCCACAGTAATCAACGTTTTTTCCGCTTTAGGCAAGGAATTGTCTTTCCCGTATTGTGCATACGAAGGCAGCACGGCAGGCGCGCTGATGACAATTTTGCCGATAAGCGCCGTTTCCCGCAAGTTCGTCAGTTTAATGCTGTTCAGGCCTTGCTTCAGTTGGAACCGCAGCGGTTCCGGGGATAAATAACTCGCATCCATAAGTGCGGCTGTTTGCCATTGCTTGATTTGCTTCTGGCTCGCAGGCGTTTCGTTGCCGAGCGCATCGCGATCGAATTGCTCGCTCTCGTCCGCCCATAGTTTCGGAAGTACTACGCGTCTTGCTTCAAAGAACGGATATTTGCCGTTTACTTCGATTGCGCGCTCGACCGGAATGATTTTTTCGGAGGTCGAGTAGTAATCGATGCGGATTTGATATAGCCCCTCTTGCGGAGCGTTTACCTTCAATTCAATCGACGGAATATCGTCATTCCATGAGAACACCGGCTCGTCATAGCCATTCGAATCCGACGTCAGCGCCGCTTGTCCGTTCGGTGTCGCAAACTGATTCGGATGAATGACGATTTCGCCGGATGTCGCGTCTTTAATGCCGTTGTCATTCCAGCCCTTCAAGACATCGCGGTAGGAGTCCTCCGTCACTTTCTTGACCGGCGAATCCTCTTCTTCCTCTTCGGCCGATTGGCCTTGGCCGCCGTTGTCCTCGGCTTTGCTGCCGCCGGACGAAATTTCTCCCTTGCCGCCGAACAAGTCGCCCAAAATATCCGAGTTGTCCGTCTTCTCCTGATCAGGCGCCGCGTTTCCTTCCGCAGCCGCTACGGAGCTGCCTACATAAGCTGCGGGTACTGTGGCGGAAGCCAAGAGAGAGAGTACTGTCATCATCGCTAACAATGGTTTGAACTTCATGATTTCACCCCAGTAGAACAATTTTTCCTCCCCAAACTACGGGGAGGAAAAATTGTGATTACTTGCTTTATTTTGTTGCTTCGTTGATTTTTTCCATTGCTTTGTTGTAGTAATCCATCGCTTGCGTTTGCAGCTCGGCAGCTACGTCCTCAGGACGCTTCTCGCCTTTCTTGAACTGCTCGTTAAGCTTGTCTTTTACTTTCGACGTGAAGTCGCCGAAGCCCGGTTGATATTTGAACGTTTCCAGTACGCCGTTCGGAATCGCCTTAACGATTTCTTTCGTGCCCGGCGTGATGAATTTTTGATTCAACCATGCATCCCAAACTTCAGGATCGTTTACAAGCGGCATCGAAGCTAGAGGAGATTCGTCTTTAATGCGGTTCAGCCAGCCGTCTTTGGAGTACGTCATCCATTTCAGGAATTCAACGGCTTCTTTCTTATGCTTCGAGCTCTTCGTTACGCCGGCGTAGTCCGTTACCAGACCTGCTTTTTGTCCGTTTACGCCCGGAACAGGCAGAACGTCCCAGTTGAATTTCAGGTTGTCTTTGTACCAGCCCAAGCTCCAAGTTGCGTCGTATACCATACCGACTTTACCGATGTTGAAGCCGGCGATGTCTTTGCCGTACCATTTGTCTTTTTGCTCTTGCGTGTAGCTGTCAAGCGACGATTTGTCTTTGCCGCCGAAGTTCAGAGCCCAGTTCGTTGCATCCGCCCATGCCGGATCGGTGTAGTTGTACTTCGTTCCATCCCAAGTCGATGCGCCAAGGCTAGGATTGAAGTTAGGGATCAGAACGTCGCCCATGCCGGACGCGCCTGCGATACCGAATTGCTGTTCATTGAAGTTCGTAAGCTTCTTGGAGATCTCTTCCATTTCGGACAGCGTCCAGTTTGGACCCGGTACCGGAATGTTCGCTTTTGCAAACAGATCTTTGTTGATGACCATAATCCAGGAGAAGAGGCCAGTCGGCAGCGCAAATTGCTTGCCGTTGTATTTACCTGTGTCAGCGAGGTTTCCGTAGATTTTGTCCGAGCTGAAGTCAGGATCTTGTTCCAAATATGGTGTCAAATCTTCCAGCCAGCCGCTGCCTACCGCAAGCGGTACGTTGAACAAGAATGTAACGTCCGGAAGCTTGTTAGCCGCCGCTGCAGCTGCCAGCTTCTCGTCCCAAGGCCAGTCCATCGATTTGTCGATTTCGACTTTAATGTTCGGGTGAGCCGCTTCAAACGCTTTGATACGCTTCATTTCAGCGCCGCCGTCCGCTTTGTCGCCCCACGTGCCGTATGTGATTGTTACGACTTCATCCGTTGCCGCAGGCTCTTCTGCAGGCGTTTCTTCCGTTGCCGTATTCGTGCTTGTATTGTTCGTTGCCGTTTCATTAGTTGCAGCTGTGTTGTTTGTTGCTGTATTGTTCGTTGTGTTGTTATTGCCGCTGCCGCAAGCAGCCAGCGTCGTCGATAAAGCGAGAACCATCATAAGCGACATGCTCTTTGTCATTTTCATTCGACTTATCCCCCAGCTCATGAATGTGATTTGGTGTTACTCATTTGCAGACTACATGTTTAATCACGTTACAATTTTACAAGCCTGTCGAATCCACTTTATGCTAGCCTAGCCCTCGCCTCCCTTCATGGAGTATGGATGTATCGCCTTGTTCGTCATCTTGCTGCTTGAAGCCGCACGATTGACGGATAACGAGCTGCGTCGGCAGAAGAATGGAATTTCCTTCTTTCTGCACATTGAACATCAGCTGCGTTGCAATCGCGCCCATTTCATATTTAGAATGGCCGATCGTCGTAAGCGCTGGCCTGACGAAGGGTCCAAGACTAATGTTGTCGAAGCCGACTACCGCGATATCTTCCGGAACCCGTATTCCGCCTTCGCGCAAAGCGCGTATGGCGCCGATCGCCATTCCGTCATTCGCGGAGAAAATCGCGTCCGGCAGCCGATTGCCTGCCATCATGACCTTCGCCGCTTGATAGCCTCCCGCTTCCAAATACCGGCCCTGCAAGCTGATTTTCGCAGGTACCTGCAGGCCATGCTCGATCAGCGCCCGCTTATACCCATCGTACCGTTTGGCGTTATCGTAAGCCGCCGTCGGTCCGCTCAAAAATTCGATCTTTCGGCGCCCGAGCTTGATGAGATGCTTGACCGCATCGTATGCGCCCTGCTCGTTCGTAACGAGCACGCTGTGCACGTAATCCGCTTTCAATTCTCTGTCGAGCACGACGACCGGAAACGCTTCCGCCGCAACCTGGAGAATCAAGCTGTCGTGAATGGCCGATCCCATGATGATCGCGCCGTCAACGAACTTTTCTCGCAGGAAACGGTTCGCGGAGCTGTTCTCGCCGCCGTATGTACTGCAAACAATTAAATTGTAATCGTGGGAGGCAACGACCTCTTGGATCCCTTCAATGACTTGACTGTAAAATGGACCGCCCAAATCGTTCAAGAAAAGTCCGATTGTTTCGCTCTTGCGTTTCTTCAGGTTACGTGCCGCGCCGCTTGGGCGATAACAAAGCGCTTCCGCAGCTTTGACCACTTTTCTGCGCGTCTCCTCGCTAATCTTAGGGGAGTTATTCAGCGCGTAAGAAACGGTTGATACGGCAACTCCGGCCATCTTTGCAACATCTTTGATCGTAGCAGCCATCATCAATTCCACCTTGTTTGCTGTTGAAACGTTTCAAAAAATAATTGAAAAATTGCCCATTTGAAACGCTTACATCGATAAGTGACGTATGTTTTTCAAATGAGAATTTGCAGTGGGGGGTCCCATTTCAGAATCTCTTCGTTCTGCAATAGAAACGTTTCACAAACACATAATAGCATAAAGCTTTGCAAGTGAAAAGGCTTTCACCTATGAAAATTCAAATTTTATTGTTTTCATTTTTAGCGTGCCAAAAATGTCGAAACTTGTCAACGGTGAAACGATTCTATAAAAAATGCAGAAAACCTCGCAAAAACGGGGTTTTCTGCACAAGCTTTTATTCAATGATTTCGAAGCTGCCTTCCAGTCCTTCGGCGCTGCTTGGGCCAATCCAGACCTTGAATATGCCCGGCTCCACGACGAACTTATGCGCTTGGTTAATAAAACCGAGCTGCTCTTCGGACAGCGTGAACGATACGGTCGCGCTTTCGCCCGCTTTGAGCGGGATGCGGCTGAAGCCTTTCAGCTCCTTCACCGGTCTCGTCACGCTCGCCGCCTCGTCGCAAATGTACAGCTGCACGATTTCGACGCCGTCGCGATCGCCGGTGTTCGTCACCTTCGCGGAAACGGTCACCGTTTCGCCTAGCTTCGCCTCGGCTTGCTCGATCCGAAGCTCCTCGTAACCGAAGCTCGTGTAGCTCAGACCGTGGCCGAACGCATACAGCGGCGCAATGTCGCTGTCGACATAGCGGCGCATATGCGGCCGGCCGGTTTTCTTCATGTTGTAGGAAATCGGCACTTGTCCCGTATGGCGCGGGAACGTGACCGTCAGCTTGCCGCTCGGGTTCGCTGCGCCAAACAGAATGTCGGCGATTGCCGGACCTGCCTGGATGCCAAGCTGCCAGCCGTTCACGATCGCCGGAATATGCGCATCCGCCCACTCCAGCGTCAGCGGCCGGCCGTTGACGACGACCAGCACAACCGGAACGCCGGTTGCGTGGACCGCTTCCAGCAGACGCTGCTGCGCCGCAGGCAGCTCCAGCGACACGCGGCTGTTGTTCTCGCCGCTCATGTCCGCATTCTCGCCCAGCACGAGCACGGCGACATCGCTGGCCTTCGCCGCTTGAATGGCTTGCTCAAGCGCTTCGTCCGTTCCGTCCAGCACGCCGGATCCTGGCACATAGAGGACCTCCGCTTTACGCTCATGCGCAAGCGCTTGGATGCCCGACAATAACGAGACGGTATCCTCGGGTCTGCCTTGTCCGCGCCAGCAGCCGAGCTGCGCTTCGCCGTGATCCGCAAGCGGACCGATGACGGCCAGCTTCTTCAGGCTTGGCTGAAGCGGCAGCGTGCCGTTTTCGTTTTTCAGCAATACGACCGACTGACGCGCCATTTCGCGCGCCGTCGCGACATGCTCTTCATGCAGCATGAATTCGCCTGCGAGCTTGTTGTCGACATACGGATGCTTGAACAGTCCGAGCGCATGCTTCACGCGCAATATACGGCGTACCGCATCGTCGATGACTTCTAGCTTCACGTCGCCTTTATCGATCAGGCTGGCGAGGTGCTCATGGAAGATCAGGGAATGCATGTCCATATGCATGCCCGCATTCGCCGCAAGCTTGCCCGCCTGCTCGCGGTCCGCCGCGAAGCCGTGCTGCACGAGCTCGTCGACCGACTCCCAGTCGCTGACGACGAAGCCGTTAAAGCCCCACTCGTCTTGCAGCACGTCTTTGAGCAGCCAGCGGTTGCCGGAAGCCGGCACGCCGTTGATCTCGTTGAACGCCGCCATAATCGTGCCTGCGCCGGCGTCGAGCGCCGCTTGGAACGGCGGGAAATACGTTTCGCGCAAGCGCGTCTCCGACACGTCGACCGTGTTATAGTCGCGGCCGCCCTCGGCAAGGCCATACGCGGCAAAATGCTTCGGACAAGCCATAATATGCGGACGGTCCGACCAGTCGTTGCGCTGAATCCCTCTTACGCGGGCAGCGGCAACCGCGGAGCCGAGGAACGTGTCTTCCCCTGCGCCTTCGGCGATCCGGCCCCATCTCGCGTCGCGCGCGATGTCGACCATCGGCGCGAGAATCCAGTTAATGCCGTCCGAGGAAGCTTCGCGCGCCGCGATGGCGGCCGTTTCCTCCAGCAGCTCCAGGTTCCAGCTGCTCGATTCCGCCAGCGGAATCGGGAAAGTCGACCGGTAACCGTGAATGACGTCATCCGCAAACAGCAGCGGAATGCCGAGTCTGGACTCCTCGACCGCGATGCGCTGCAGTTCGTTGGCCGTATCCGCGCCCCGTATGCCAAGGATGGAGCCGACCATGCCCTCTTCGATCAACTCGCCGTCGGACTCCTCGTCGAAGGTGCCTAGCTGCGTCAGCTGGCCGATCTTTTCCTGCAGCGTCATTTGCGCCAGCAGCGCTTCGACTGCGGCTTCCGTTTCCGCGTCCAGCTTGAACGGTTTTTTTGCTTGTTTGCTATCCATCGTAAAGCCGCCTTTCTATCCGTGTTCCTAGATGAATGCTGAGACGACCGGAGGCCGCCTCAAACCAATCATCTTAGATGAATGCTGAGACGACCGGAGGCCGCCTCAAACCAATCATCTTAGATAAAGGACTTCAAGAACGCAACGGAGCTAGCCGTAGCTTCAGCCAGCGTGCCCTTAGCGCCCGTGCCTTCTTCATGCAGCAGCTCGAATGTAAGCCAGCCATTATAGCCGATATCGGATGCCGCTTGCATAACTTGCTTCATGTCGATTTCGCCGACAGTCAAATCTTCGCTCGGAACGCGTCCGAATTGATTGCGGAAATGGAACGCGTAAATCCGGTCCGGATAGGCGCGAAGCAATTCTACAGGATCCAAGCCGGCAACATGCGCCCAGCCCGTGTCGACGCAGAGGCCGACTTCCTTGCTTGCATAGTCGATAACCGCGCGCAAATCGCCGTCCGCATTATGCTTATCGGACGCGTGATTGTGCAGGCTTACTTTCAGGCCAAGGCCGCTGACGGCAGACGCAATGCGGGACAGGTTGTCGCCGATTTGCTTGAACTCTTCTTCCGTCTTCGGCTGCGGCTCATTCCAGCCGCCCTTAGGGTCGGCGTTGATAACCAGATCGGTACCGCCGGCTGCGGCAACACGCTTCGCTACAGGTACGACGGTCTCTTCGATGTTCAGCGTCTCGAACGGCTCATGCAGCTGCAGGCCGACGTAGGCGCCGGAAATCGCCAAGCCGTGCTTGTTCGCAAGCTCCAGCATGTCCGGAGTCGGGTCGAGCTCGACCGCATTCATGCCGGCTTCGGCAACGGTGCGGAGAATTTCGTCGAGGTTCGGATCTTGGCTGTTTTTCCAATATTCAACTTGGTAGCCGTAAAGGCCCGTGGAAAACCCTTTGCTCGTAATCATGCTTATTTCCTCCTAAGCACGACTGGCTTCTCGTTCTTCGCGCTTTCATAGATCGCGTCAAGGACGGAGAAGTTGAATACGGCTTGCTCGTTTACGATCGCCGGGGACTCTTGGCCTTTCACTTCTTTATAGAAGAAATGAACCGGGTGATCCATGTAGCCGATCGGGCCTGGGTATGCGATCGTTTGCTCTTTCGTAACCACTTCGCCGTTCTTATCGGATTTAACCAATACTTGATCGGTTTCAAAATACGGCGACCACTTCACGGCGCCTTTCGTGCCCTCGATCTCAACCGTGAAGTACGGCTCGCCGTGCGTGCAGGACGCGCGCTCGTATTGAACCCATACCGACTTGCCGTTTGCTTGCTGGTATTTCAGCATAGCGCCGACAGCGCCCTCGATGTCGTAAACAACATCCGTCGGGTCAGCTTCCGTTTCTGGCTTCGCTGTCCATGCAGCGGCAACCTCGATGCTCTCAGGCTGAAGCAGATCGTTCAAAATCGTGAAGTCGTACGGACCCCAGTCCATCACGATACCGCCTGCCGCCTTGGACTTGTCCAGGAACCAGCGGCTTTGCGGCTGCCATTCCACCCCCGGACGACCGCGTTGTCCGCGGAACACGAACGAAATTTTGTACACTTCGCCCAGATCGCCGGAGTTCAAAATGTTCTTCACTTCTTCGGTCTTCGGCACGTCCAGGAAACGAACGCTGCAGCAGCCGAGCAAACGGTTATTCGCTTTCGCGATTTCAAGCAGCGCTTCCGCCTCTTCGCGGTTCATGACAAGCGGCTTCTCGCATAGCGTGTGGCGACCGGATTCCAGTCCCATTTTGGACAAAGGGAAGTGCGTGAACGGAGGCGTGCCGACGATAACGATGTCGTCTTCCTTCGGCTCTTCGTTCAGCATTTCTTTCGCGTCCGTGTACGTTACGGCATTCGGAAATAGATCCGCGAACGCGGAAAGCGCAGCCGGGTTCGGATCCGCTACTTTAATGACGATATCTTGCTCGCCTTCGATTTTGTTTATCGCTTCTGCGTGCGTGCGGTTGATGACACCTGCACCGATCAAATAAAATCTCATGATTAAATATCCCCTCTCTTATTCCCAAGGCATTGCGACCGGTTGGCCGATGCGGAAGTTGCGGTAAACTTCTTGTTCCTTCTTCGACAGCTTGTCATACGTTTCGCGCGGGATCGGCGTATGCGTGCTGCTGTTGTACCAATGACGGTTGAAAATCATCGCCAGGTTCGTACGGCGGTCGTCCGAACGGTTCGGCGTGCCGCGGTGCCACATGCGGATGTCGCGGATGACGATGGAGCCTGCCGGCATGAACACTTTCTCCGACAGCATGCCTTCCGCAGCGCGGACGATGTGCAGGTTCGGGTTCACGCTGCCATCCAGCGTATCATGGTTCGCGTTGTCCGGGTTCAGGTGCGTTCCGCCTGGCCAAATTTCAAGCGGTCCGTTCACTTCGTTCACGTCCACGAGCGGAATGTTCACCACAAGGCTGAACGGAGGCAGCGGAACGGTCAATTCCGGGAACAGCGGCATGATGTCGCAGTGTACGGCTTGGTAGTCCGAACCCGGCATCGGCGTGTCGGATGCGAAGTACGAGCAGTGGAAGCCGTTGCCCAACACTTTGCCGATCACTTGCATCGCGATCGGATGAGCGATCACTTCGCTGTCGTTGAACGGCTCCATGAACGGAAGGAACATTTGCGCACGGTTCGTGCCCGTGTTGTAACCGCGCTTGTCGATGAACTCGTCGAAAATCGGATCGAACGCGTCGCGGATCGTTTTGATCTTCTCGTCGCTCAGCACTTTCTCGAATACGATATAGCCGTTAACGCGAACTTGCTCGGCCGCAAGCTCAAGCATTTCCGGGCTAAGCTGGCCGCTGGCCAATTCTTGCTCAGTCAATTTGAT
It includes:
- a CDS encoding carbohydrate ABC transporter permease, with protein sequence MASFHANKINPDRFSFGQWKFFAFLISLSVFMILPIIFIFSQALKPVDELFLYPPKLFVNHPTWSNFAQLFSVSNVAAVPKTKYLFNSIIVTAAVVFLSIVLCSMTGFALSKKEFKLKKVVFEVNIIALMFVPAAVTIPRYLVIEKLGLTDNFLGHILPMLSLPVGVFLVKQFVDQIPNALIEAAQLDGANDYYVFRKLVIPMIMPALATVSILAFQLAWNNAETSSLFMSKETLKTFAFYMSTLTTTTAMENNIAGQGMAAAAALLMFIPNLLIFIFMQSKVMDTMAHSGLK
- a CDS encoding carbohydrate ABC transporter permease; this translates as MKPTTVKAIKNELSAYAFISPFLIIFTLLVVVPVVSAIYLSFTDFNSIQTPKFIGLTNYVNLITQDNAFMMYVLPNTLKFALLVGPGGYLLSFWLAWLLAQIPRKSRTVLALAIYSPSLTAAIAMAVVWLVIFSGNASGYLNNFLMSLSIINEPIQWTQSPHYLMPIMVTVSLWNSMGVGFLAMLAGILNINGEMYEAGYIDGIRNRLQEVWYITIPSMKPQMLFGAVMAVVGTFQAGAIGVQLSGANPTPQNAGQLMINHIEDYGFLRYDMGYASAVSVVLLIIVYGFSKLCWRLFGEND
- a CDS encoding extracellular solute-binding protein, encoding MKFKPLLAMMTVLSLLASATVPAAYVGSSVAAAEGNAAPDQEKTDNSDILGDLFGGKGEISSGGSKAEDNGGQGQSAEEEEEDSPVKKVTEDSYRDVLKGWNDNGIKDATSGEIVIHPNQFATPNGQAALTSDSNGYDEPVFSWNDDIPSIELKVNAPQEGLYQIRIDYYSTSEKIIPVERAIEVNGKYPFFEARRVVLPKLWADESEQFDRDALGNETPASQKQIKQWQTAALMDASYLSPEPLRFQLKQGLNSIKLTNLRETALIGKIVISAPAVLPSYAQYGKDNSLPKAEKTLITVEAEHPQSKSEPSIRAIASGDATVVPHRDGKVTLNTLGGETVATSGNAEENEQSWQIPGQRATWKVKVDQAGSYQLAFKYLQTGKTSMPVYRTLMIDGKVPFQEVNEYAFPYTKDWRNEILSDKAGKPFQFALEPGEHEISLIADASPYGPVVETIRNVMWDINTLALEIKMATGNTMDVNRDWDITGQMPDLPEKLQGFADTLRKQYDALKALAGQNPDQASNFLVAAETLDNLAKEPEKIPYQFNRLSEGSGSVLQTLGVINAKLPNQPLQLDRFYIYQDNKLPSEKASFFKSLWNSITTFFKSFNTDYSQVTADDKESLQIWVNRSRQNVMQMQQLVNSEFTKKTGIKVTLSIMPDEGKLVLASAAGNAPDAALGVSNYIPFRLAARGALADMNQFQGYDEVKSRFSPGALVPVTFDNKLYALPETQSFWVLFYRKDILDALNIPVPDTMEEVKQILPELQRFGMNFYLPLSATGGFKPYNNTVPFIYQHGGKLYTEDGTKSAIDQDEALAGLKQMTDMFTVYSVPLQVPSFYNQFRDGSLPIGIADAGTYIQLTAAAPELAGWWKIAPYPGVKGKDGVVNRTAPGTGATAIMFNSSKKKDDTWKFLQWWTSEEAQVRFGNDLEAIYGPTYKWNTANLSAFSQLNWPKEDIEVIQEQWKWLWDIPRFFGDYMVEREISDAWNKVVFDGYNARRAMEDAVINGNREIKKQLTDFGYLKNGKVVKPLTVPVMPNMSEMVKEGEQK
- a CDS encoding LacI family DNA-binding transcriptional regulator; the encoded protein is MMAATIKDVAKMAGVAVSTVSYALNNSPKISEETRRKVVKAAEALCYRPSGAARNLKKRKSETIGLFLNDLGGPFYSQVIEGIQEVVASHDYNLIVCSTYGGENSSANRFLREKFVDGAIIMGSAIHDSLILQVAAEAFPVVVLDRELKADYVHSVLVTNEQGAYDAVKHLIKLGRRKIEFLSGPTAAYDNAKRYDGYKRALIEHGLQVPAKISLQGRYLEAGGYQAAKVMMAGNRLPDAIFSANDGMAIGAIRALREGGIRVPEDIAVVGFDNISLGPFVRPALTTIGHSKYEMGAIATQLMFNVQKEGNSILLPTQLVIRQSCGFKQQDDEQGDTSILHEGRRGLG
- a CDS encoding ABC transporter substrate-binding protein, with product MKMTKSMSLMMVLALSTTLAACGSGNNNTTNNTATNNTAATNETATNNTSTNTATEETPAEEPAATDEVVTITYGTWGDKADGGAEMKRIKAFEAAHPNIKVEIDKSMDWPWDEKLAAAAAANKLPDVTFLFNVPLAVGSGWLEDLTPYLEQDPDFSSDKIYGNLADTGKYNGKQFALPTGLFSWIMVINKDLFAKANIPVPGPNWTLSEMEEISKKLTNFNEQQFGIAGASGMGDVLIPNFNPSLGASTWDGTKYNYTDPAWADATNWALNFGGKDKSSLDSYTQEQKDKWYGKDIAGFNIGKVGMVYDATWSLGWYKDNLKFNWDVLPVPGVNGQKAGLVTDYAGVTKSSKHKKEAVEFLKWMTYSKDGWLNRIKDESPLASMPLVNDPEVWDAWLNQKFITPGTKEIVKAIPNGVLETFKYQPGFGDFTSKVKDKLNEQFKKGEKRPEDVAAELQTQAMDYYNKAMEKINEATK